One part of the Vitis riparia cultivar Riparia Gloire de Montpellier isolate 1030 chromosome 6, EGFV_Vit.rip_1.0, whole genome shotgun sequence genome encodes these proteins:
- the LOC117917017 gene encoding GDSL esterase/lipase At2g31550-like, with the protein MAISANTLFLLSLACSTIIHICNAQINITFTAVLIFGDSTMDTGNNNYVNTPFKGDHIPYGQDFPGKVPTGRFSDGKLVPDMVASLLKIKETVPPFLDPKITDNELKTGVTFASAASGYDDLTSVLSQAIPVSKQPKMFKKYIERLKGVVGELEAMRIVNGALVIVSSGTNDFCFNFYDVPSRRIEFSSNGYQDFLLRKVEDLLKKLYNLGGRTMVIAGLPPMGCLPIQMSTRFELPGIFRVCLEDQNSDAQSYNSKLEKLLPQIQNSLPGSKILYVDIYTPLDDMINNPEKYGFVETKRGCCGTGLVEAGPLCNSLTPVCENASQYVFWDSIHPTEAAYRVLVEYLEKDLSTKIHNSVGEKN; encoded by the exons ATGGCAATTTCAGCAAACACCCTCTTCCTCCTGAGCCTTGCCTGCAGCACCATCATCCATATATGCAATGCCCAAATCAACATAACTTTCACAGCTGTTCTTATCTTTGGTGATTCAACCATGGATACTGGCAATAACAACTATGTCAATACACCGTTTAAGGGTGACCATATCCCTTATGGCCAAGACTTTCCAGGCAAAGTTCCTACAGGGAGGTTTTCTGATGGGAAACTGGTGCCTGATATGGTGGCCTCCTTGCTGAAGATCAAGGAGACTGTACCACCTTTCTTAGATCCAAAAATCACAGACAATGAACTAAAAACTGGAGTGACCTTCGCATCAGCTGCTTCTGGATATGATGATCTAACTTCGGTTTTATCACAGGCGATACCAGTGTCAAAGCAGCCTAAGATGTTTAAGAAGTATATAGAGAGGCTTAAGGGAGTTGTGGGGGAACTGGAGGCTATGAGGATTGTGAATGGGGCTTTGGTTATTGTAAGCTCAGGGACTAATgacttttgttttaatttctatgATGTACCCTCCAGAAGGATTGAGTTCAGCAGCAATGGGTACCAGGATTTTCTGCTGAGAAAGGTAGAGGATCTTTTAAAG AAACTATATAATCTGGGTGGCCGAACAATGGTCATAGCTGGGCTTCCTCCAATGGGGTGTCTGCCAATCCAAATGAGCACACGCTTTGAGCTTCCGGGTATTTTTCGGGTCTGTTTGGAGGATCAGAATTCAGATGCTCAGTCTTATAACAGCAAACTCGAGAAATTGTTACCTCAGATACAGAACTCACTTCCTGGGAGCAAAATCTTATATGTAGATATATATACTCCATTGGATGACATGATTAATAATCCAGAAAAATACG GTTTTGTGGAAACCAAGAGAGGATGCTGCGGAACGGGGCTCGTGGAAGCAGGGCCTCTATGTAATTCACTCACTCCAGTGTGTGAAAACGCTTCCCAGTACGTGTTCTGGGATTCCATTCATCCTACCGAAGCGGCTTACAGGGTGCTTGTCGAATACTTGGAGAAGGACCTGTCAACCAAGATACATAATTCAGTcggagaaaaaaattga
- the LOC117916367 gene encoding exocyst complex component EXO70B1-like, translating into MAEHGEEKLLAVARHIAKTLGHNDSTADDILQIFSNFDGRFSRDKLSEKMGDGDPRSCAALEHTLKSLDRQISQYVAADQPIWADSVDAGAFLDAVDELIATLREWHPMTGEKSVAACLDRAEDLLQQAMFRVEDEFRSLMERGGESFELSRPLGPGESAGNYLFDSEDEDDDGGMIGCGDDHQIPIAHPISDYDILIDALPSVTINDLHEIAKRMVAAGFGKECSHVYSSCRREFLEESISRLGLQKLSIEEIQKMAWCDLEDQIERWTKAATVALRILFPSERRLCDRVFFGFSSAANLSFMEVCRGSTIQLLNFADAVAIGSRSPERLFKVLDVFETLRDLMPEFEAVFSDQYCLLLRNEAITIWRRLGEAIRGILMELENLIRRDPAKSEVPGGGLHPITRYVMNYLRAACRSRQTLEQVFNESIDDRTSSSSLSVQMAWIMELLESNLEVKSRIYRDPALCSVFMMNNGKYIVQKVKDSELGLLLGDDWIRKHTAKIRQYQVNYQRSSWNKVLAVLKADNTSLAPNPSLNTMRERLKLFNLHFDETCRAQSTWFIFDEQLREELRISVVENLSQVYRNFLGRLQSVPEAGKHPEKLIKYSVEEIGARVNGLFQRVGGGGGGGK; encoded by the coding sequence ATGGCTGAGCACGGTGAAGAGAAGCTTTTAGCTGTAGCGCGCCACATAGCCAAAACGCTGGGCCATAATGATTCGACGGCCGATGATATTCTCCAGATTTTCTCCAACTTTGACGGCAGATTTTCGCGTGACAAGTTGTCGGAGAAGATGGGTGATGGGGACCCTAGAAGCTGCGCTGCACTGGAACACACTCTGAAGTCTCTTGACCGTCAGATCTCCCAGTACGTGGCGGCAGATCAGCCCATCTGGGCGGATTCCGTCGATGCCGGAGCGTTCCTCGACGCCGTCGACGAATTAATCGCCACCCTCAGGGAGTGGCATCCGATGACTGGGGAAAAATCCGTGGCCGCGTGTTTGGATCGCGCCGAGGATTTGTTGCAGCAGGCGATGTTTCGCGTTGAGGATGAGTTCAGGTCGTTGATGGAACGGGGTGGCGAGTCGTTCGAGCTGAGTCGACCCTTAGGACCTGGCGAGTCAGCTGGTAACTACCTGTTCGATTCAGAGGATGAAGACGACGACGGAGGAATGATCGGATGCGGCGACGACCACCAGATCCCCATCGCGCACCCGATCTCCGATTATGATATCCTGATCGACGCTTTACCGTCGGTCACGATCAACGATCTGCACGAGATCGCGAAACGAATGGTTGCAGCAGGGTTCGGGAAGGAGTGTTCGCATGTTTACAGTAGCTGCAGAAGAGAGTTCTTGGAGGAAAGCATTTCTAGGTTAGGGTTACAGAAGCTGAGCATCGAAGAAATTCAGAAAATGGCGTGGTGTGATCTCGAGGACCAAATCGAGCGGTGGACCAAGGCCGCGACCGTGGCGCTTCGGATTCTTTTCCCCAGCGAACGGCGTCTCTGCGATCGAGTCTTCTTCGGCTTCTCCTCCGCAGCCAATCTCTCCTTCATGGAGGTATGCCGTGGTTCCACAATTCAGCTGTTAAATTTTGCTGACGCCGTGGCAATCGGCAGCCGATCgccagaacggttgttcaaaGTCCTTGACGTGTTTGAAACTCTGAGAGACTTAATGCCTGAGTTTGAAGCCGTGTTCTCCGATCAGTACTGTTTGTTGCTTAGAAACGAAGCAATTACTATCTGGAGAAGGTTAGGAGAAGCGATCAGAGGAATATTAATGGAATTAGAGAATCTAATCCGGCGGGACCCTGCAAAATCGGAGGTTCCCGGCGGTGGCCTTCATCCCATCACCCGCTATGTGATGAACTACCTCCGAGCAGCTTGCCGCTCCCGACAAACTCTGGAGCAAGTCTTCAATGAAAGCATCGATGATCGAACATCATCTTCCTCATTATCAGTTCAAATGGCTTGGATAATGGAGCTGTTGGAGAGCAATCTGGAGGTGAAATCGAGGATTTACAGAGACCCTGCCTTGTGCTCTGTTTTCATGATGAATAATGGAAAATACATTGTTCAAAAGGTTAAAGACAGTGAACTGGGATTGCTCTTAGGCGACGATTGGATCCGGAAACACACTGCAAAAATCCGACAATATCAAGTGAACTATCAAAGAAGCTCATGGAATAAGGTTTTGGCAGTGTTGAAGGCAGACAATACCTCACTGGCTCCAAACCCCTCATTGAACACCATGAGGGAGAGGCTCAAGTTATTCAACTTGCATTTTGATGAGACCTGCAGGGCTCAATCTACCTGGTTCATTTTCGATGAACAGCTCAGAGAGGAGCTGAGGATTTCAGTGGTCGAGAACTTGTCTCAGGTCTACCGCAACTTCCTTGGAAGGCTCCAGAGTGTTCCAGAAGCCGGGAAGCATCCGGAGAAGCTTATCAAGTACTCTGTGGAAGAAATTGGAGCTCGGGTTAACGGCTTGTTTCAGAGagttggtggtggtggtggtggaggaaAGTGA